One stretch of Candidatus Micrarchaeia archaeon DNA includes these proteins:
- a CDS encoding 50S ribosomal protein L39e gives MTKKTHEKRRRLSKATRQNRRLPIFVAIRTKRKVTQNAKRRAWRTHKLKSNEW, from the coding sequence ATGACCAAAAAAACGCATGAGAAAAGGAGGCGGCTCAGCAAAGCCACCAGGCAGAACAGGCGCCTGCCCATCTTCGTGGCCATAAGGACCAAGAGGAAGGTCACGCAGAACGCGAAGAGGAGGGCGTGGAGGACGCACAAGCTCAAGTCGAATGAATGGTGA
- the trxB gene encoding thioredoxin-disulfide reductase, whose translation MSVYDLIIIGGGPAGLTAALYASRSGLKTLVLEKGALGGQVASTAVIENYPGFESLSGPQLTELMASHAKKFGAEIMEFTDVLGIELEGPVKKIQTSNGTFEARTVIIASGSKEKKLGIPGEEELKGKGVSYCATCDAPFFKNKDILVIGGGNSALEEANYLAKFANSVTIMHRRSEFRAEKAVQDKVKSNPKIKFLLDSVAEAITGTKSVESMKVRNVKTNSLSEIKTQGVFVYVGWIPNTEFLKGALNLDKYGFIVVDEEQRTNVPGVFAAGDVTNSRVKQVTTATGDGTVSAVSATKFLAGG comes from the coding sequence ATGTCTGTTTACGACTTAATCATAATAGGCGGAGGCCCTGCCGGCCTCACGGCAGCGCTTTACGCCTCGCGCTCGGGTCTCAAAACCCTGGTCTTAGAGAAGGGCGCTTTGGGAGGCCAGGTAGCCAGCACGGCGGTAATAGAGAACTATCCGGGCTTCGAATCCCTCTCAGGCCCGCAGCTCACCGAACTGATGGCCAGCCACGCCAAAAAATTCGGGGCGGAAATAATGGAATTCACCGATGTACTCGGCATCGAGCTGGAAGGCCCGGTGAAGAAAATACAAACCTCGAACGGGACCTTCGAGGCAAGAACCGTAATAATAGCGAGCGGAAGCAAGGAGAAAAAACTCGGGATTCCAGGCGAAGAGGAGCTCAAGGGCAAAGGGGTAAGCTATTGCGCCACCTGCGACGCCCCGTTCTTCAAAAACAAAGACATCCTGGTAATCGGAGGCGGGAACTCCGCGCTCGAGGAAGCCAACTACCTGGCCAAATTCGCCAATTCAGTGACCATAATGCACAGGCGCAGCGAATTCCGCGCTGAAAAAGCTGTCCAGGACAAGGTGAAATCCAACCCGAAGATAAAATTCCTTCTGGACAGCGTGGCCGAAGCGATAACCGGAACTAAAAGCGTGGAATCCATGAAAGTGAGGAACGTGAAAACCAACTCGCTCTCGGAAATAAAAACCCAGGGCGTTTTCGTCTACGTGGGGTGGATTCCAAACACCGAGTTCCTAAAAGGAGCGCTCAACCTGGACAAATACGGCTTCATCGTGGTTGACGAGGAACAGCGCACCAATGTTCCGGGCGTTTTCGCTGCCGGCGACGTCACCAACTCCAGGGTGAAGCAGGTCACCACAGCCACAGGGGACGGCACGGTTTCCGCGGTTTCCGCAACTAAATTCCTCGCGGGTGGCTGA
- a CDS encoding 30S ribosomal protein S19e: MASALDVDTNRLMASVAGKLKEAGVVAPEFVGLVKSGAHNERPPEQPDFFYIRCASVMRQAYVRNTVGVRKLRDHYGSVKNRGVRPERHAKAGGSTIRKAFQALEKAGFMEKVEKGIKKGRKLTPKGRKLLDNCAKEVKKG, encoded by the coding sequence ATGGCAAGTGCATTGGATGTAGATACGAACAGGCTCATGGCGAGCGTCGCAGGCAAGCTGAAGGAAGCTGGAGTGGTGGCCCCGGAGTTCGTGGGCCTCGTGAAGAGCGGGGCGCACAACGAAAGGCCGCCGGAACAGCCGGATTTCTTTTATATAAGGTGCGCCTCAGTGATGAGGCAGGCATATGTAAGGAACACTGTCGGCGTGCGCAAGCTCAGAGACCATTACGGCTCTGTGAAAAACAGGGGCGTGAGGCCCGAGAGGCACGCGAAGGCCGGAGGCTCGACCATAAGGAAGGCGTTCCAGGCTTTAGAGAAGGCCGGCTTCATGGAAAAGGTGGAGAAAGGAATCAAGAAGGGCAGGAAGCTCACCCCCAAGGGGAGAAAACTGCTCGACAACTGCGCCAAGGAGGTAAAGAAAGGTTGA
- a CDS encoding DNA-binding protein: MEDIEQARMKRLKELQEAQKAEEQVKAAMRAMLDDSGYDRMMNVKLASPELYAQAVQGCAGVYQRLGRRLGEREVLLVLRRLKGGERETKITFDRK, translated from the coding sequence ATGGAGGACATCGAGCAGGCCAGGATGAAGAGGCTGAAGGAGCTTCAGGAAGCGCAGAAAGCCGAGGAGCAGGTGAAGGCTGCGATGCGCGCCATGCTGGACGACAGCGGATACGACAGGATGATGAATGTCAAGCTCGCGAGCCCTGAACTTTACGCGCAGGCGGTGCAGGGGTGCGCAGGGGTGTATCAGCGCCTGGGGCGAAGGCTCGGGGAGCGGGAGGTGCTGCTCGTGCTGAGGCGCCTGAAAGGCGGGGAGCGCGAGACGAAAATAACGTTTGATAGGAAATAG